A region from the Malus domestica chromosome 07, GDT2T_hap1 genome encodes:
- the LOC103438383 gene encoding UDP-glucose flavonoid 3-O-glucosyltransferase 7-like, protein METKSHEQLHIFFFPYMAQGHFIPLINMAKLFASRGEKSTLITTPLNAPLFSKEIQSSKKLGFDVEIFVIKFPTEEVGLPQGCENANLATTREMKEKFIKATFLLQPQIEQILDEHRPHCLVADVFFPWATDVAAKFGVPRIIFHGIGFFAMCASLSVALYEPHAKLSSDSEVFTIPNFPVEIKLTRSQVPTFPKHSSEFTKLFKEAREIEEKSYGFIVNSFYELEPAFADHYRTVFGRKAWHIGPLSSVNKAADDEASLDQHECLNWLNSKKPNSVVYICFGSTTNFIDSQLLEIAAGLEASGQEFIWVVKREKNDKEEWLPEGFEKRMEGKGLIIRGWAPQVPILEHQAIGAFVTHCGWNSILEGVSAGVPMITWPVSAEQFYNEKLVTEVLKTGVAVGVKQWGTVLDVKEDSVKKETVEKAVNQVMVSEEAEGMMGRARVLREMATRAVEEGGSSFSDLTSLIQELGSLGA, encoded by the coding sequence ATGGAAACTAAATCCCACGAGCAGCTTCACATTTTCTTCTTCCCATATATGGCTCAAGGCCACTTCATACCCCTTATAAACATGGCCAAACTATTTGCTTCTCGTGGTGAAAAATCCACCCTAATAACCACCCCTCTCAATGCACCTCTCTTttccaaagaaatccaaagCAGCAAGAAGTTGGGATTTGACGTTGAAATTTTTGTCATCAAGTTCCCAACTGAGGAAGTAGGGTTGCCTCAAGGATGTGAAAATGCTAACCTAGCTACCACCCgtgagatgaaggaaaagttCATCAAAGCCACCTTCCTTCTTCAACCACAAATTGAGCAGATTTTAGACGAACACCGCCCTCATTGCCTTGTTGCAGACGTTTTCTTTCCTTGGGCAACTGATGTTGCTGCCAAGTTTGGTGTTCCAAGGATCATATTTCATGGCATCGGTTTTTTCGCTATGTGTGCATCTCTTAGTGTGGCGTTGTACGAGCCTCACGCGAAGCTGTCTTCTGATTCAGAAGTTTTTACTATTCCTAATTTTCCAGTTGAGATCAAGCTGACAAGAAGCCAAGTGCCGACTTTTCCCAAGCATAGTTCTGAATTCACCAAGTTGTTTAAAGAGGCGAGGGAGATCGAGGAAAAGAGCTATGGGTTCATTGTTAACAGCTTTTATGAACTTGAACCGGCTTTTGCAGATCATTACAGGACAGTGTTTGGGAGGAAGGCATGGCATATAGGCCCGCTTTCGTCAGTCAATAAGGCAGCAGATGACGAAGCCTCCCTTGATCAGCACGAGTGCTTGAATTGGCTTAATTCTAAGAAACCCAATTCAGTTGTTTACATATGTTTCGGAAGTACAACCAATTTCATTGACTCTCAGCTCCTAGAAATTGCAGCGGGGCTTGAGGCTTCTGGGCAGGAGTTCATTTGGGTtgtgaagagagaaaagaatgaTAAAGAAGAGTGGCTCCCCGAAGGGTTTGAGAAGAGAATGGAAGGTAAAGGACTaattataagaggttgggctcCGCAAGTGCCGATTCTTGAGCACCAAGCAATCGGAGCCTTCGTGACTCATTGTGGGTGGAACTCTATCCTTGAAGGAGTGTCTGCTGGGGTGCCAATGATCACATGGCCCGTGTCGGCTGAGCAGTTTTACAATGAGAAGTTGGTGACTGAGGTACTGAAAACCGGGGTTGCTGTTGGTGTTAAACAATGGGGTACAGTTCTAGATGTGAAGGAAGACAGTGTGAAGAAGGAAACCGTAGAAAAGGCTGTAAATCAAGTGATGGTGAGTGAAGAAGCAGAGGGAATGATGGGCAGAGCCAGGGTACTTAGAGAAATGGCAACGAGGGCTGTTGAAGAAGGTGGTTCATCTTTCTCAGATTTAACTTCTCTAATTCAGGAATTGGGGTCCCTTGGGGCATGA
- the LOC103438385 gene encoding UDP-glucose flavonoid 3-O-glucosyltransferase 7-like: METKSHKQLHIFFFPYMVQGHFVPLINIARLFASRGVKSTLIATPLNEPLFSKAIQSSKKLGFDVDILVIKFPAEEVGLPQGCENASLVTTTEMNEKFIKATFLLQPQIEQILDKHRPHCLVADTFFPWATEVAAKFDIPRIIFHGMGFFALCASRSVALYEPHAKLSSDSEVFTIPNFPVEIKLTRSQMPTVPKQSPEITKLLKEARESGEKSYGFIVNSFYELEPAFADHYRTVFGRKAWHIGPVSSANKAADDEATLHQHECLNWLNSKKPNSVVYICFGSMTNFIDSQLLEIAAGLEASGQEFIWVVKREKNDKEEWLPEGFEERMEGKGLIIRGWAPQVLILEHEAIGAFVTHCGWNSILEGVSAGVPMITWPASAEQFYNEKLVTEVLKTGVAVGAKQWGAGTFLDVKKEASVKREAIEKAVNQVIASEEAEGMKGRARVLREMAMSAVEEGGSSFSDLTSLIQELGSLGA, encoded by the coding sequence ATGGAAACTAAATCCCATAAGCAGCTTCACATTTTCTTCTTCCCATATATGGTTCAAGGCCACTTCGTACCCCTTATAAACATTGCCAGACTATTTGCTTCTCGTGGTGTTAAATCCACCCTAATAGCCACCCCTCTCAATGAACCTCTCTTTTCCAAGGCAATCCAAAGCAGCAAGAAATTAGGCTTTGATGTTGACATTCTTGTCATCAAGTTCCCAGCTGAGGAAGTAGGTTTGCCTCAAGGATGTGAAAATGCTAGCTTAGTTACCACCACGGAGATGAACGAAAAGTTCATCAAAGCCACCTTCCTTCTTCAACCACAAATTGAGCAGATTTTAGACAAACACCGCCCTCATTGCCTTGTTGCAGACACGTTCTTTCCTTGGGCAACGGAAGTTGCTGCCAAGTTTGATATTCCCAGGATCATATTTCATGGCATGGGTTTTTTCGCTTTGTGTGCTTCTCGTAGTGTGGCGTTGTATGAGCCTCACGCGAAGCTGTCATCTGATTCAGAAGTTTTTACTATTCCTAATTTTCCAGTTGAGATCAAGCTGACAAGAAGCCAAATGCCGACTGTTCCCAAGCAAAGTCCTGAAATCACCAAGTTGCTTAAAGAGGCGAGGGAGAGCGGGGAAAAGAGCTATGGGTTCATTGTTAACAGCTTTTATGAACTTGAACCGGCTTTTGCAGATCATTACAGGACAGTGTTTGGGAGGAAGGCATGGCATATAGGCCCGGTTTCGTCAGCCAATAAGGCAGCAGATGACGAAGCCACCCTTCATCAGCACGAGTGCTTGAATTGGCTTAATTCTAAGAAACCCAATTCAGTTGTTTACATATGTTTCGGAAGTATGACCAATTTCATTGACTCTCAGCTCCTAGAAATTGCAGCGGGGCTTGAGGCTTCTGGGCAGGAATTCATTTGGGTtgtgaagagagaaaagaatgaTAAAGAAGAGTGGCTCCCCGAAGGGTTTGAGGAGAGAATGGAAGGTAAAGGACTaattataagaggttgggctcCGCAAGTGCTGATTCTTGAGCACGAAGCAATCGGAGCCTTCGTGACTCACTGCGGGTGGAACTCCATCCTTGAAGGAGTGTCTGCTGGGGTGCCAATGATCACATGGCCCGCGTCGGCTGAGCAGTTTTACAATGAGAAGTTGGTGACTGAGGTACTGAAAACTGGGGTTGCTGTTGGTGCTAAACAATGGGGTGCAGGTACATTTCTGGATGTGAAGAAGGAAGCCAGTGTGAAGAGGGAAGCCATAGAAAAGGCTGTAAATCAAGTAATAGCGAGTGAAGAAGCAGAGGGAATGAAAGGCAGAGCCAGGGTGCTTAGAGAGATGGCAATGAGCGCTGTTGAAGAAGGTGGTTCGTCTTTCTCAGATTTAACTTCTCTAATTCAGGAATTGGGGTCCCTTGGAGCATGA